ACGTGTTTCCTGAATAGTCAGTTGATTTTTCTGAATAAAATCACAAAAGGCATGGGGATAATTTTCTTTTAAGACTTCCTTAAATCCCTCAGGCATATTCTTTCTTAAGTAATTTATTAATATTGCAAAAACAAAGAACGTGAGTGCTAAACCACCAAAAATTCCAGCCCAGATGAATCCTATAGGAGTGGCCATAATAATTGCTGGAATAATTGCTAAAATCAAACTAATGGAAGAAATAACAGCCATGATAATGGCTATAGTCAAACGATCTTGAATACGCCTATCAAAAGGATAAGAGGCATGGCATCGGCAATCATTCTTAAAAAGGGAATGTAAAATAATTCCTGACATAATAAACACCCTAGGACACGCAGATTTGATTAAAAAATTATAATTGAGCTTATATGAATTAGGATTGAAAAAATCCTATAACTTAGGTGTCTGTAAGCACACAAACGAGAATCGAAGTGTATTTTCCATTGAGGCATTATAGCAATCAGATAGTTCTACTAAAAACTTTATTGTGATGATGCTATGTTTTACTTGTTATGATTCTGTAAATAAGATTCTTAAAAAAGACAAAAACAATATCCGATCTCTCATTCTGTAAAATAAAAATAAAGCTACCTTATTTAGAGTAAATAGCATTTAATAGCCTAATGAATACAAGGGGAATGCCTCCCTATAACTCTATAAGCAGCATAAAGTAGATTCAGTTTACCTTATCAAAAAGGATCAATTTATATTAATTATCTTTTGGAAATGCATCTCAAGATTGCTTTTGTTGCTTTTTATTTGGAAAAAAAATTGCACAAATTTATAATTCCCCCTTCTGATAAGGCGGTTATATTACTATGGAAAAAAGAAAAGACACGAAAACAACCATTGCTAAAGCATCTGATGCTCAGAATAAGTCGTGGTATGTTATCGATGCTACAGGCAAAACCTTGGGAAGGCTTTCCTCAGAGGTGGCAAAAATCTTGCGAGGCAAGCATAAAGTGACTTATACGCCTCACATAGCTATGGGTGATGGTGTTATCGTTATCAATGCTGAAAAAGTGCATTTAACAGGCGCTAAAAAAGGTCAAAAAATATATCGATACTATACGGGATATATTTCAGGAATGCGTGAAATTCCTTTCGAAAATATGTTAGCTAAAAAACCATCTTATATTATCGAGCACGCAATTAAAGGTATGATGCCCAAAACTCGCTTGGGTAAACGTCAGTTGAAATCTCTAAGAATATTAAAAGGGGATTGCTACAAGACATTCGAAGCTCAGAAACCGATTTTATTAGATGTTTAATTTGGGGTAAGTTGTGGTAAAAAGTACAATAGAAGAATCAGTAGCTACTGGAAGAAGAAAACAAGCGGTATCTAGCGTTCGCCTTCGTCCAGGAACTGGTAAAATTGATGTAAATGGTAAAGCCTTTAATGAGTATTTTCCTCTAGAAATTCAAAGAGTTACTATTCTTTCCCCATTAACGAAAGTTCTCGGAAACATTAATGAATATGATCTAGTTATCCGTATAAACGGTGGTGGAATTCAAGGACAAGTAATTGCAACTCGTTTAGGGTTGGCAAGAGCTTTATTGAAGAAGAACGTTGATTCAAAACAAGAATTAAAAAGTCACGGTTTTCTTACTAGAGATCCTAGAAAGAAAGAGCGTAAAAAATACGGACATAAGAAAGCACGTAAGAGCTTCCAATTCTCTAAACGATAAAATCCGTTCTTTTATCAAAAGCAAGCGAAGGTATTTTCTCAATATAATTCGCTTGCTTTTTGTTTTCAGAATCCCACAACAATTTTAAAAATTTTTTGATTTATATCCTATTTAGAAGAAGATTTTTCTTTTTCTAGGTATTCCGAAAAATGCTTGTCCTTGGTGATTCAAAGTCTGAAATCTATCTTTCCTGAACTCTATATCTACTCCTAAAGAGAAACACACGATCTTACCAAGAGTTTGAGTTGCATGAATTAAACATGTCGGACTTTTCTTTAACATTACATGGGAAATTTGTGTGCTTTGATCATTCTGAAGAAAAACAAAACCTCCCAGAGGAAGATCTTTAAAACATTCAACGAGGTCACAATCTTTATATTGGTCTCTAGCATTCCTAGGAATGCTCAATCCATTCGCTTGAAATAGAATATTCACAAATCCCGAACAATCTAACCCATGATCTATGAGAGAGTGGTGAATACAGCGGCCTCCCCATAGATAGGGAAGATCTAAAAAACTCTCCGATTCTTTAAGTAAAAGATCCATAGATAGTGGTGCGCCATAAAAACGTACGTGATTAATATTACAAAAAGGAATTTCCTTATCAAAAGGACACTTCATTTCATTTTTAATTTCTTCAGGAAGTTTTACTTTACCTCGAGAATCGATCGATAATGGAGAACCATAGGGTAAGGGTATATGCCACGGTTCTAAAAAGGCATTAAAAGACTTAATAACTGCGTTGGGTAGAATGTATTGAGATGGGCACGAAAATGAAGTTTTTGAAGACACCTGCTTAACTGGATAGGGGCGCCAAATCTCGTGATCATGAATCAGCTGAGAGTAAGCATAGTATGTGTCCTTAGTAAAAAGTAAACGCTCTCCAAAAAGTAATTGTGTCTCTAAATCACCATTCATAGAGGAAAGGTCTGAAACAGATGCATAAAGTTGATAGTGTTTCATCTTTCTTCTCCATAGTAAAAATTTACTTGTAAGCCTAGACTTCTATACAAGATAGGATACTTTGGAAAACTTCATCAGGAGATACTTCAGAAGGAATACGTGTTAATTTTCCTAGATCTTCATAATAGTTAACTACAGGAGCTGTAGATTTTTCATAATTTTCTAATCTCTTATAAATAACCTCTAAAGTATCGTCAGAACGACGAACCAACTTAACACGACATATTGGGCATTCATTAAAACCTTGGCTTTGGTTATATACGTAATTACACGAAGGGCAAATAAATCGAGAATGAATTCTTCGAATAATCTCCTCATCAGAAACATCTAACTGTATCACTCGGTAGTCTGCATTAGACTTAACTAAAAAATCATTTAAAAGAATTGCTTGATCTAAAGTCCTAGGAAATCCATCAATAATACATCCAGATTGACACTCGGGCTTATTTAAAGTCTCTTGTACAAGCTCCCAAACAAGATCGTTAGGAACAAGTAGTCCTTTATTAATATATTCTGCAGCTTTGATTCCTAAAACAGTGGCTGATTTTATAGCAGATCGAAAAAGATCTCCCGAACTGATATGAGGGAGGCCTAGTTGATTAGCAAGACGTTGAGATTGAGTGCCCTTACCCGATCCTGGCGGTCCCATAATAATATAAAATGTATTCTTTAACATAGCTACTATCAAGTCTTTGCCTGAAAAAGGCTCTTACATACAATTAGGAGTTTATCATCAATGCTCTAAATCGGCATCAAAGAAAAACTCTCGAATAAAAATTTAAACATTAAAAATACAAGAATAGAAAAATCAATGTCTATTTGGAAATCACTAAGCCGTAAAAATCATTAATAAATATAGCTGAATAACTTAGATTGATTTCTTAAAAGGATTTGAAATAAAGGGCGTGTCCGAAATATAATTGCTCGTTAATTTCCTATTTTACTATTAAAATAACTAACCTAATGGCAAATTCTATAGATAATCTTAATCCTAACAGCATGGTTTTAGGTTTTTTAGATTCCATCACAAAAAAGAGTCCTATTTATGAAATTATAAAATGTGAATCTGGTCCCTTAACTAAACTGATTAACTCCCAACCTGTCGGTAATCATGATATCAATAATCTAGCAATCATAAGCAATGTTTTTACTTCAGAAACGGCTCCACTATTTCAGCAAGAAACGACTTCTGCAGTAAAACTCGGATTCGAATGTTCAATATTTCCCTCTCAACCAGGGAGTTTCTGTTTTAACTTAGCAGAAAGTTCTAATCTTTTTCTTTTGCTTGTTCATGAACTTTATACTGTGATTAATGCCGTCTATCGAAATACGCTGGGTAACGTAATAAAGAATATCGTTAGCATCTGTTTCCTTATACAAAAGAGTTTTCTTTTCTATCGTAATGAGAGAAAAATCTTAAAACTTCTTAGTAAAGACAATAGCATATCTTCATTTAAACGAGGCGGTTATCTGGCTTCAGCAGCAGCTTTAAATCACGCTAGAAAATCCGCATTATCTCTACTTGCTTGGAAAATATTTTGCCTCGCTACAGCGATACTTTCAGTATTAGCCATTATATCGTTCATTGTAGGATGTGCATTTGCGTTTAATACTGGTGGTATTTTTTCAGACGCATTTCTTATGTCTCCGGCAGCATGGACATTAGGTGGGGCAGGTCTTGCCTTTCTTCTTTTAGGAATGCTTTCTATCCCACAAACTAATTGTAGCCATAATCGCCGACAATCTGCAGTTGATTCTATTCACCGTTCGCTACTTTGTCTGCAAATTAGCGAACAAATTCATGTATCTGACCAAAATTCTGATAATCTTGCCTCTATCGTAGCTAGAAACTGTTTGAGTCCCCATAACAATCTTTTGGATCCTGAAGTCTTTCCTTTTTTCACTCATTCTGAAGAATCCATGAGAAGGCGCGATATGGAACAAATGGAACATGTAGAGAGAACTAGAATACAAGAGATATGCTTACGTCTAATTCAACTTCTTCCACTTCTCTTAGAAGGAGTTCCATGCCTCCTCCCCCTCTTATTCCTCCTCCTTATGTAGAATTTCCACCAACTTATGAAGAGGTTATGGAAGAAGATAGAATAAGAAATCAAAGTAATAGAAATTAATATTTATCAAGTTTGAGGATTGACCATGGCGTGTTATTTAACTTTCGGTAATGAAGATACCAGCGATTATACAACTTCGCAAAAAGCTTTGTGCGTAGCTTTTGATCTCATTACATTTCCGGTAGCCTCTGTGATTGTGAGTATTTTAGCCTGGGCCATTTTACTTATAAAAATAGTTGCTAAAACATTAAAATTCCTGCTCCATTTCATTACTGCTCCATGTAGAGGGGATGAGAAAATGTCTTTAAGACAAGCTTTTGGTAGATTAAGAACAGAAATAATCACCGAGCATTTTATACTTTTACCTTTAATAGGTTCTATTCTTCAAGGGTTGATACTCGTTTGCAAAGCTGATCAAAATGAATACGCAAGTCTAGGATCTTTAGATTCAGCTATTTGTTTTATGGAAAGTTCTCCAGCGTACTTAGCTCATCTGATTAAATGGTAAAGATTTTTTTAAAAATAAAGAAATTGTAAAGAGTTGGTTTGTTAATTAAAAAATAATGATAGTGAACTAAAAATAGAAATAGTTTATAATCTTTCCTGATTATTTAATTTTACATAAGAAATCAGAAATATGACGGTTCCTTCTTTAAATAATAAGCTCTTAGTATCTAACGAAAATGTCCGCTATGCGATTGTAAATCTTACGAATGAAGGATCTCTTGATTTTACAGAACTATCTCCGAATTCTCCCGCCAAACGTTTTTTGTTCAATCGATCTCATGCGAACTCTGTATCAATAAATAGATTAGCAGCAACAAGCCCTGCTTTGCAGCCTACGGGAACGGCTCCTGAATTAGAAACAGCATTCGCTATAATGTCGACTTCGGGTGCTGTTTTCCGCTGTGTCGAGCATGTTCTTTGGATTAATGCTCTATGTAATTTGTGTCGTGGAGGATCAGGAGGCAACGGAGATTCTGTTATTGTTGCTTTTGTTTTTGGTATTCTTGCCACTTTAATTTTAGGAATTTTTGGCTCTTCCTTAGGGTCTGCTATTTTAAGCTCCATGAAAATCCATAGTGCTTCTAAAGAGATTTCTAGATTAGAACATTCTAACAAAGATATTATCTACAGTGTAGGAGACTTCCGTATTAATGATCAGGCAGGTGCTAGATCGAAATCAGCTGCTCTAATTAGTTTAGAGGCAAATAAAGAACTAATTTCTGCCTACAAAAATTATAGAGCTTCCAAAATTGCTTTCCTGGTTTGTGCTATTATTTGCTCTATTGCTCTATTGGCATTAGCTGCTGGAGCTATATTGGGTATTTTCTTCTCTGGGCCTCTAGCTGCTGCCGCTATTTCTGCCGCTATTATTGGTTGTTGTGCTGGGGGAGGAAGCTTAATACTTATTGGATTCATAAGCTTTATCATCGCCTCTGTACATATGGCGAAAAAACAACAAGCCGCTGTTTTACATTTAAACAATGCAACTCTCTATTCTATGGTTGCAGACCAAATCCTGAATAATCCTAATGAATACGATAACAACACAATCAGTCAAGTGATTGCACAACAGTCCATAACAAAATATCCTCAAAGGCTATTTAATCAAATGGAACGCGCCTATCTAAATATAGAACAACAATTCCCACGTGGCACCGGGCATCCATCTCCAACCCCAAGTGCTCCTCCTCCCTATTCGGATAATCCTCCCCCCTATTCTGACCTTCCACCAAGTTATGAAGAAGCCACAAGATCGGGACGGAATTAAGGAAGAAAAAGTTTCTTGTCTTAGATTGGAGATGCGAATTTATAGATTAGATAACATCTAATTTATAAAGTGAGGAAATTGAGTCGAAATCTTTCAAATCATAAGCATCCGCAGCAAGAATCCAAAATAGGGGAGTTTTCGCTTGTCCAATGAGCTCTATGGGATAAGGCTGTGACTGCTTATCTTTAGGGAAAAATATACTACTGATAATAGCCTTTTTATTCTCTCCTTGAACATAAACGACTATATGTTTTGCTTTGTGGACAACAGGTAAAGTAAGAGTCATTCTCTCAGTTTCTAATTGAGGAACTTCATTAAACACGACTAGACGCTCTTGTTCTTTTAGAGCTTGTGTATTTGGAAATAATGAAAGGGTGTGACCATCTTCACCTAGCCCAAGCATAATCATATCAAAACTTGCTTCGGGAACTATAGATTCTATGAGATCCTGGTATTTTCTAGCTCCATCGGGGTCTTCGGTTTCCATACGAAAAATCTGTTCCTCAGGAATATACAAATCCCGAAGAATACTCATAGCCTGTCCGTAGTTACTTTCATAAGATGTATGAGGGACATTTCTTTCATCTCCCCAAAATAGAAAGATCTTTGTAGGATCAGAAATCTTTTCTTTATTTTGTACGACTTCTTTAAAAATTTCTAGGGGAGTCCTTCCTCCAGAAAGAGCAACGTAAAAAGCTCCTCGCTGTTTGATTGATTTATTAGCACTTGCTATCCAATCTTTACTTGCCAGATCAATGAATAGTTCTGGTTTCTTTGTGAGGAGGAGTTTATTTGTGTCGTTAAAGTTAACTAATGTTGCCATAATCGTCTCAAAATAAAATTAAGTTACAGGGGCCGCCAACTTCTTCCATCCGCTTGTAGAAGCTCCTCTGCTTCCTTAGGGCCTGAAGATCCAGCAACATAATTAGGGAAAAGCACATCAAAAGAATCTTGCTCCCATCGCTTTAAAATCGGTGTAAAGAGCTCCCAAGAATCCATAACCTCATCGCTACAGGTAAATAAAATCCTATCACCTAAAATGCAATCACAAAGCAATCTCTCATAAGCTTCTGGAGCTGTTGTTTTAAAATAAGTATCGTAGCGAAAATCCATTTTCACAGGACGTACGATATTATTCATTCCAGGAACTTTACAGTTAAATTTCAGTGCAACACCTTCATCTGGTTGTATACGGATAATTAAAAGATCGTTTTCTACAGGACATACAGGACAAGACTCGGACTCGAATAGAGTGGAATAGGATTTTTTGAAAATGATAGAAATATCTGTAGAACGTTTAGAAAGGCGCTTTCCTGCTCGAAGATAAAAGGGGACTCCTAGCCAACGCGGATTATCGATAAACATCTTTAATGCTACGTAGGTTTCCACCGTAGAATCTGGAGCCACATTCTCCTCTTCACGATAGCCAAGAACAGATACACCTTGTACTTCTCCAGGACCATACTGTCCACGGACAACATCTTCTTTAGAAAATGGACGTATTTTTTTAAGAATATTGATTTTTTCTTTTTTAATTTCTTCAGAATTGAATATCGAAGGGGGTTCCATAGTTAATAGACACAGAAGCTGCATCATATGGTTTTGCACCATATCACGAAGCATTCCTGATTTTTCAAAGAAGTTACCTCGAGTACCTATGCCTATAGATTCGCTAACACTAATTTGCACATGATCAATATATTGGGAATTCCAACAAGATTCAAATAAGGTATTAGCAAAACGTATCGTAAGGATATTCTGTACGGTTTCTTTTCCTAGATAATGGTCTATACGATAGACAGAATTTTCATCTAGATTATCATCTATATACTTTTGTAATTCTCTAGCGCTCTGTAGGTCGACACCAAAGGGCTTTTCTATAATTACTCGAGACCAAGGTTTACCTTCTCCTTGATCATGATAGAAAAGGTTATGCTTGTTAATGTTTTCAATGATTTCGGGAAAATAATCTGGAGGTGTTGATAGATAAAATAGACGGTTCCCTTGTGTTCCGTATTTCTTATCGATATCTTCAAGTCTCTCTTTTAATGAAGCATAACCTTCGGAAGAAGAGAAATTTGATTCATGATAAAATATACGAGACTCAAATTCTTCCCAAATACGAATATCGATCTCCTGAGCACGCGAAAAATTTTGTATTGCCTGCTTCATTTCTTCGCGAAATTGTTCATGACTTTTCTTTCTTCTAGCAAAACCTACGCAAACAAAATTTTCAGATAGTCTACCTTCTTTGATTAGATGATACAATGCTGGAAATAACTTCCGTGCTGTAAGATCTCCGGTAGCACCAAAGATTACCATCACACAGGGGGGGCATGGAGGCAAAGTTCTCCCGCCATCTTTATTTTCATTACTTGTCATTTCCATCGTGCTTAGGGCCTCGTGACATAGCTAAAAATCTATAGAATAACAAAAAAAGAATAAAAATAACCATGAAGAAACTTACTTATTCCTAAATATGCGAATTCATATTCAGATGAAATTGGATATCTAGATTTAAATTATAGTGAGGTTCAACTAAGAATAATTTCTATTTGACTAAGTATTTAACCCTATCTTTTTATTTAAAATCAGGAGACTGTTGCATAACGACAGTAGGAAAATAGTCAATATTGGATACGTTTTTGTTTAAGGTGAAATAGAAGATTACGAATGTTTTCTAAATATAACGCCGCTTGAGAAACAAATTGTTTAAGTTTTCTAAATCTATTTCTTTAGAGACAATCAAAAATCTGTATGCCAGCAGCATATTACTAAAGGACTTTTCTATCTATAGGGGGATTAGGGTGCTTTAACATAGCGAAAATCCACGACTCCTGTAGGAGAAAAGTTAAAATTCGATAGCTTTTTGTTTAATGCAAAATGAAAAGCATCATGATAAATCGGTTCGATAATATGGAAAGTTTCTAGATATAGAGATGCTTGTGAAATTAGTTCGTTACGCTTTTTTAGATCTCTTTCTTCTTGGATAGTTGTTAAGAGTGTCATGAAATCCTTGTGGTTCAATACATAGGGAGGCACTCCTGAGGGATGAGCAAAAATTGTTAGAAACGCCATAGGATCAGAGAAATCTGCGAACCATCCTCCTGTAGCTAATGAAAAATGTCCTGAAGCTAACTCCGTTTGTAAGAGAGCAAATTCTTTTCCTGCTATAGGAATGGAAAATCCTAGGATATCTTTCCACTGCTCACGAATCATCTGAACAAGTAAAGCACTTGCTGAAGAACCTGCGGGGAAGACTAACGAATGGCTCTCTAAATCTTTTGCTGAGATATTCAGCTCTTCTAAAGACTCTTGAAAAAGTTTTTTAGCTAGATAGTTACGTTGTTCTTTAGAAGGAAATTCTAAACTTGGGTAAGTATGTAAACTATTTGGCAATAAATGCTGAGCTGGCTTCGCTCTATCTAAAAATATTGTGGAAACCAATGATTCCTTATCTAAAGCTAAGGAAAGAGCTTTTCTTAGCTTAGTATGATTAAGAGGGAACTTATTTATATTAAAAGTTAACCAGGAGGTTCCTGCAACATCAAAAGAATGAAGACTTCCCTTCGATTGTAAATGCGATAGGGTTTCTGTTGGAATACGCTCTCCCCAAGGAGGACCTTGCCAGTGAAGCTTGCCCTGATTAAATAATAAAGCAGCTGTATTTGCATCAGGAATAAAATGCACAGTGATTGTTTGAGTTTTAACTTGCTCTTGCTTGTAGTAGTAAGGATTTTTCTCAAGACGTAGCCACTGCTTTTGTTTAATTTTTTTAGGATAAAAGGCGCTGCTAGCAATGGGTAAGGCCAATTGTGACTGTCGTTGATCTTTATGAACAGGAAAAAAAATAGGCAAAGCTAACAGCTTTAAAAAATGTGAAGTTGGGGATTCTAGTTCGATAACCAATGTTTTATCATCTTCAGCATGAAAACCTACATCCTCTTCAGAGAGTATTCCTTGTTGGATTTTCTTAATATTTTTAATAGGATCGAAGGCAAAGTTATATACCCCTGAAACTTCTTGATTTACAACTTGTTTCCAAGAAGCAATAAAATCTTCAGAAGTTAGGGGATCACCATTACTCCAATATGCTTGCCTTAGATGAAAGGTATATGTCTTTCCGTCATCAGATAAAGAATAGCTTTCTGCAAGCGCCGGATCTAAATGTCCTGTATGAGTATTTTCCTGAACCAATCCCTCATAAATATGCTTAATTAAATTAATATCTGAAAGCAAGCGAACTTCGCGAGGATCTAAAGACCGCGGATCATCTTTCATATTTATAGAGAGATGATCTTGTGGTTTATGAAAGTTTTTACATCCATGAAGCATTAGGGAAGAAGAGATAAGGAAGCTGAGACAGATTCCCATTGATATCTTGCGCATGGAGAGATTCCTAAAGTAGTTTTTTCTGAGAGAAACAGCTCTCGTCCTAATCCTGCTATCATTGCAGCATTATCCGTACATAACTTAGAAGAAGGAAAGTATAAAGGCAAATTTAGAGTGTCTTTCAATAAGTTTTGGAAATACCTATTATTTGCTACTCCCCCTCCGACAAGTATCGATCTGCACGAAAATTTTTTTACAATATTAGGAAGTTTTTGTGCAATGGTCGTAAAAGCAGCTTTTTGAAAAGATGCTGAAATATTATTTTTTTCGCTTTCAGAAAGCTCTGGAAGGGGGGTACGACTATTACTGTTATTACCCTTAATTGCATAAAGAACAGCGGTTTTTAATCCGCTAAAAGACAAGTCATATCCCGGGACTTTAGAAGGAGAAAAAGGGAAGGATTCCTCACATCCATGAGATGCAATTTTTTCTATTAAAGAGCCTCCAGGATAAGGAAGGCCGAGGAATCTTGCTACCTTATCAAAAGTCTCTCCTATAGCGTCGTCTCGAGTTTTTCCTATCAACTTGTAAGTCAAAGGATCTTCCATAAAAAATATAGCCGTATGGGCTCCGGAAACCACTAATCCTAAAGCAGGGAACTCTATATTTTCTGCTTCCATATAGGCTGCGTAGAGATGCGCTTCGACATGATTAACGCCGATAACTGGTTTTTGACATCCTATAGCTAAACCTTTGGCAAAGTTAACGCCTATAGCTAAAGAACCTATTAATCCAGGTGTATTTGTTACTGCAATAAGATCAATATCCTCTAAAGACACCCCCGACTCTTTTAAAGCAGATTTCACAACAGAAGGGAACACCTTAAGATGAGCCCGAGAGGCTAATTCAGGAACAACTCCCCCGTAAGATGCGTGATCTTCTTGTGAAGAGACTACATTAGCTATGATTTGCGCGTTAGCATCTACTAAAGCACACGCCGTCTCATCACAAGAGCTTTCCAACCCCAGGGTA
This portion of the Chlamydia crocodili genome encodes:
- the rplM gene encoding 50S ribosomal protein L13, with amino-acid sequence MEKRKDTKTTIAKASDAQNKSWYVIDATGKTLGRLSSEVAKILRGKHKVTYTPHIAMGDGVIVINAEKVHLTGAKKGQKIYRYYTGYISGMREIPFENMLAKKPSYIIEHAIKGMMPKTRLGKRQLKSLRILKGDCYKTFEAQKPILLDV
- the rpsI gene encoding 30S ribosomal protein S9 translates to MVKSTIEESVATGRRKQAVSSVRLRPGTGKIDVNGKAFNEYFPLEIQRVTILSPLTKVLGNINEYDLVIRINGGGIQGQVIATRLGLARALLKKNVDSKQELKSHGFLTRDPRKKERKKYGHKKARKSFQFSKR
- a CDS encoding C40 family peptidase, translating into MKHYQLYASVSDLSSMNGDLETQLLFGERLLFTKDTYYAYSQLIHDHEIWRPYPVKQVSSKTSFSCPSQYILPNAVIKSFNAFLEPWHIPLPYGSPLSIDSRGKVKLPEEIKNEMKCPFDKEIPFCNINHVRFYGAPLSMDLLLKESESFLDLPYLWGGRCIHHSLIDHGLDCSGFVNILFQANGLSIPRNARDQYKDCDLVECFKDLPLGGFVFLQNDQSTQISHVMLKKSPTCLIHATQTLGKIVCFSLGVDIEFRKDRFQTLNHQGQAFFGIPRKRKIFF
- a CDS encoding adenylate kinase gives rise to the protein MLKNTFYIIMGPPGSGKGTQSQRLANQLGLPHISSGDLFRSAIKSATVLGIKAAEYINKGLLVPNDLVWELVQETLNKPECQSGCIIDGFPRTLDQAILLNDFLVKSNADYRVIQLDVSDEEIIRRIHSRFICPSCNYVYNQSQGFNECPICRVKLVRRSDDTLEVIYKRLENYEKSTAPVVNYYEDLGKLTRIPSEVSPDEVFQSILSCIEV
- the garD gene encoding inclusion membrane protein GarD, which produces MANSIDNLNPNSMVLGFLDSITKKSPIYEIIKCESGPLTKLINSQPVGNHDINNLAIISNVFTSETAPLFQQETTSAVKLGFECSIFPSQPGSFCFNLAESSNLFLLLVHELYTVINAVYRNTLGNVIKNIVSICFLIQKSFLFYRNERKILKLLSKDNSISSFKRGGYLASAAALNHARKSALSLLAWKIFCLATAILSVLAIISFIVGCAFAFNTGGIFSDAFLMSPAAWTLGGAGLAFLLLGMLSIPQTNCSHNRRQSAVDSIHRSLLCLQISEQIHVSDQNSDNLASIVARNCLSPHNNLLDPEVFPFFTHSEESMRRRDMEQMEHVERTRIQEICLRLIQLLPLLLEGVPCLLPLLFLLLM
- the garD gene encoding inclusion membrane protein GarD produces the protein MTVPSLNNKLLVSNENVRYAIVNLTNEGSLDFTELSPNSPAKRFLFNRSHANSVSINRLAATSPALQPTGTAPELETAFAIMSTSGAVFRCVEHVLWINALCNLCRGGSGGNGDSVIVAFVFGILATLILGIFGSSLGSAILSSMKIHSASKEISRLEHSNKDIIYSVGDFRINDQAGARSKSAALISLEANKELISAYKNYRASKIAFLVCAIICSIALLALAAGAILGIFFSGPLAAAAISAAIIGCCAGGGSLILIGFISFIIASVHMAKKQQAAVLHLNNATLYSMVADQILNNPNEYDNNTISQVIAQQSITKYPQRLFNQMERAYLNIEQQFPRGTGHPSPTPSAPPPYSDNPPPYSDLPPSYEEATRSGRN
- the pgl gene encoding 6-phosphogluconolactonase; its protein translation is MATLVNFNDTNKLLLTKKPELFIDLASKDWIASANKSIKQRGAFYVALSGGRTPLEIFKEVVQNKEKISDPTKIFLFWGDERNVPHTSYESNYGQAMSILRDLYIPEEQIFRMETEDPDGARKYQDLIESIVPEASFDMIMLGLGEDGHTLSLFPNTQALKEQERLVVFNEVPQLETERMTLTLPVVHKAKHIVVYVQGENKKAIISSIFFPKDKQSQPYPIELIGQAKTPLFWILAADAYDLKDFDSISSLYKLDVI
- the zwf gene encoding glucose-6-phosphate dehydrogenase; amino-acid sequence: MEMTSNENKDGGRTLPPCPPCVMVIFGATGDLTARKLFPALYHLIKEGRLSENFVCVGFARRKKSHEQFREEMKQAIQNFSRAQEIDIRIWEEFESRIFYHESNFSSSEGYASLKERLEDIDKKYGTQGNRLFYLSTPPDYFPEIIENINKHNLFYHDQGEGKPWSRVIIEKPFGVDLQSARELQKYIDDNLDENSVYRIDHYLGKETVQNILTIRFANTLFESCWNSQYIDHVQISVSESIGIGTRGNFFEKSGMLRDMVQNHMMQLLCLLTMEPPSIFNSEEIKKEKINILKKIRPFSKEDVVRGQYGPGEVQGVSVLGYREEENVAPDSTVETYVALKMFIDNPRWLGVPFYLRAGKRLSKRSTDISIIFKKSYSTLFESESCPVCPVENDLLIIRIQPDEGVALKFNCKVPGMNNIVRPVKMDFRYDTYFKTTAPEAYERLLCDCILGDRILFTCSDEVMDSWELFTPILKRWEQDSFDVLFPNYVAGSSGPKEAEELLQADGRSWRPL
- a CDS encoding peptide ABC transporter substrate-binding protein; protein product: MRKISMGICLSFLISSSLMLHGCKNFHKPQDHLSINMKDDPRSLDPREVRLLSDINLIKHIYEGLVQENTHTGHLDPALAESYSLSDDGKTYTFHLRQAYWSNGDPLTSEDFIASWKQVVNQEVSGVYNFAFDPIKNIKKIQQGILSEEDVGFHAEDDKTLVIELESPTSHFLKLLALPIFFPVHKDQRQSQLALPIASSAFYPKKIKQKQWLRLEKNPYYYKQEQVKTQTITVHFIPDANTAALLFNQGKLHWQGPPWGERIPTETLSHLQSKGSLHSFDVAGTSWLTFNINKFPLNHTKLRKALSLALDKESLVSTIFLDRAKPAQHLLPNSLHTYPSLEFPSKEQRNYLAKKLFQESLEELNISAKDLESHSLVFPAGSSASALLVQMIREQWKDILGFSIPIAGKEFALLQTELASGHFSLATGGWFADFSDPMAFLTIFAHPSGVPPYVLNHKDFMTLLTTIQEERDLKKRNELISQASLYLETFHIIEPIYHDAFHFALNKKLSNFNFSPTGVVDFRYVKAP
- the tsaD gene encoding tRNA (adenosine(37)-N6)-threonylcarbamoyltransferase complex transferase subunit TsaD, yielding MLTLGLESSCDETACALVDANAQIIANVVSSQEDHASYGGVVPELASRAHLKVFPSVVKSALKESGVSLEDIDLIAVTNTPGLIGSLAIGVNFAKGLAIGCQKPVIGVNHVEAHLYAAYMEAENIEFPALGLVVSGAHTAIFFMEDPLTYKLIGKTRDDAIGETFDKVARFLGLPYPGGSLIEKIASHGCEESFPFSPSKVPGYDLSFSGLKTAVLYAIKGNNSNSRTPLPELSESEKNNISASFQKAAFTTIAQKLPNIVKKFSCRSILVGGGVANNRYFQNLLKDTLNLPLYFPSSKLCTDNAAMIAGLGRELFLSEKTTLGISPCARYQWESVSASLSLLP